A DNA window from Sphingopyxis macrogoltabida contains the following coding sequences:
- a CDS encoding helix-turn-helix domain-containing protein codes for MTGIGDTEGLKQASPAKEVAGEATGNLDTDAVYGAEESFGASLRRMRRASGLTASEFATAVGVSIPAVCNWELGHARPRPKRLARIADVLGVNSCDLVGSSRTGTLTETVSRVRLEIAQLAGVAPERVKIYIEL; via the coding sequence ATGACAGGCATCGGCGACACGGAAGGTCTCAAACAGGCTTCGCCTGCTAAAGAAGTCGCTGGTGAGGCGACAGGCAACCTTGACACGGATGCCGTCTACGGGGCGGAAGAAAGCTTCGGAGCAAGCTTGCGCCGCATGCGCCGCGCGAGCGGGTTGACGGCGTCGGAGTTCGCGACGGCCGTTGGCGTGAGCATTCCAGCTGTCTGCAACTGGGAGCTGGGTCATGCCCGCCCTAGGCCAAAGCGCCTCGCGAGGATTGCAGATGTGCTGGGCGTGAATAGCTGCGATCTTGTCGGGTCTTCCCGAACCGGCACGTTGACCGAGACGGTAAGCCGGGTCCGTTTGGAAATTGCCCAGCTTGCGGGCGTTGCGCCCGAGCGAGTGAAAATATATATCGAACTGTAG
- a CDS encoding AfsR/SARP family transcriptional regulator, producing the protein MPHSIARKKFEGFVDDCQFVERHRGDVVKLTHPAPRYRLSFLGAFRLTAPDGQRLEITSKKSIALLALLSTAETGERWRSWIQERLWGSLDLQQAQAGLRRELHRLRKLTNGFGIPLLQSDFRAVRLNLPFVESDVRREVSETAYGGEFLEGLDIPGEESFEDWLRDMRSNYFDSVQAGDGESSVDSLFLTTHAGAERSIGDAMTPAGNACDHGDFAAR; encoded by the coding sequence GTGCCGCATTCAATTGCTCGGAAGAAGTTTGAAGGATTCGTCGACGATTGTCAGTTCGTCGAACGCCATCGCGGTGACGTCGTCAAGCTGACGCATCCAGCGCCGCGCTATCGCCTTTCCTTTTTGGGTGCCTTCCGCCTGACTGCGCCCGATGGGCAGCGTCTGGAAATAACCAGCAAGAAGTCGATTGCGCTGTTGGCACTTCTGTCGACAGCAGAAACAGGAGAGCGCTGGCGGTCTTGGATACAGGAAAGATTGTGGGGCTCCCTCGATCTCCAACAGGCTCAGGCAGGCCTTCGCCGGGAACTGCACCGCTTGCGCAAACTGACTAACGGCTTTGGAATTCCTCTGCTGCAGAGCGACTTTCGGGCTGTGCGGCTTAACCTCCCTTTTGTCGAATCGGACGTTCGGCGTGAAGTGAGCGAAACCGCCTATGGTGGCGAATTTCTCGAGGGTCTCGATATCCCAGGTGAAGAATCTTTTGAAGACTGGCTCCGCGACATGAGAAGCAATTACTTCGATAGTGTTCAGGCGGGTGACGGGGAGAGTTCGGTCGACAGCTTGTTTCTGACCACTCACGCTGGGGCAGAAAGATCCATCGGAGATGCGATGACTCCAGCCGGCAACGCATGTGATCATGGAGATTTCGCTGCCCGTTAA
- a CDS encoding LuxR C-terminal-related transcriptional regulator → MLEVEAGINMDRIGDMPDAARVLVVDNHAVTHLGLRLLFAADLRYQVIGCLQRGMLVGAFLASEAVDLIILDLQLPDTRGVNVVAELIGAHDMTVVILTGAASFAEVDYAMRLGVRAVVSKADATREILAACDAALSGDTYISSAMKTSLSGFSPPAITLSARQMAILHFLAEGASNKEISGRLAIAAPTVSFHLSELMRRLEVRSDSAIIPRAREWNLL, encoded by the coding sequence TTGCTTGAGGTCGAGGCCGGGATCAATATGGACCGCATCGGCGATATGCCCGATGCTGCGCGCGTTCTCGTCGTTGATAATCACGCGGTTACGCATCTCGGCCTGCGCCTTCTCTTTGCCGCCGATCTCCGTTACCAGGTCATCGGCTGCCTTCAGCGTGGTATGCTCGTTGGGGCTTTTCTCGCTTCGGAAGCGGTGGACCTCATCATTCTCGATCTGCAACTGCCGGATACCAGAGGCGTCAATGTCGTTGCCGAACTGATCGGAGCGCATGACATGACGGTGGTTATCCTCACCGGAGCGGCAAGCTTTGCGGAGGTTGATTACGCGATGCGACTGGGCGTACGGGCCGTCGTCAGCAAGGCCGATGCGACAAGGGAAATCCTTGCGGCATGCGACGCCGCGCTGTCGGGAGATACTTATATATCATCTGCGATGAAGACGTCGCTTTCCGGTTTCTCGCCTCCTGCCATCACCCTGTCGGCCCGTCAGATGGCAATCCTGCATTTTCTCGCCGAAGGAGCGTCCAACAAGGAAATTTCCGGGCGCTTGGCGATCGCCGCGCCGACGGTCTCCTTCCATCTCTCTGAGTTGATGCGAAGGCTCGAGGTCCGGAGCGACAGTGCCATTATCCCGCGCGCGCGTGAATGGAACCTATTGTGA
- a CDS encoding class I SAM-dependent methyltransferase, which yields MWNAGYVSEVDYIYGYFSELAPIRLEFALLSRGISHDVGERPNYLELGFGQGLSLNINAATSSGQFYGTDFNPSQAAYTAQVARAGGKPIRIFDDSFEEFARRSDLPQFDIIVLHGIWSWVSEDARQAIVDVVRTNLKPGGILYVSYNCKPGWSPIEPLRHLLNLHAAKAATGGLISRVGESLDFAQRLVDTNSGYFAQYPAIGEMVKSIGKLDRNYVSHEYFNRHWLPESFSEVSARLAEAKMDFAASASLIDNMPGLGVPAHCQDLLAGISDLALYETTRDYLVNRQFRRDIYVKGKRHLTGAEVADRLEAYNFLALADAEELPLSLATAAGSATLREDIYKPVWTAIRSAAGELISFSKLCETVTADGISRTQLAEALFVLTGRGDLAPATRSADPDGDVAASVALNHELCRRSKYIAGASSLAAPRIGAAVTVGRVQQLVLLALWEGEKDIDGAVWNWLSAQNERLMREGNVLETEEENLGEIRKIRADVEERLLPLLERLGACPVA from the coding sequence ATGTGGAACGCCGGCTATGTTTCGGAGGTCGATTACATCTACGGCTATTTCTCCGAACTTGCCCCGATCCGGCTCGAGTTCGCGCTTCTTTCGCGCGGTATCTCGCATGATGTCGGAGAACGTCCGAATTATCTCGAACTCGGATTCGGCCAGGGACTGTCGCTCAATATAAATGCGGCAACCTCTTCTGGACAGTTCTACGGCACCGACTTCAACCCGTCGCAGGCGGCCTATACCGCTCAAGTTGCGCGCGCCGGCGGGAAACCGATCCGCATATTCGACGACAGCTTCGAAGAGTTTGCGCGCCGCAGCGACCTGCCGCAGTTCGACATCATCGTTCTGCACGGAATCTGGTCATGGGTTTCGGAAGACGCGAGGCAGGCTATCGTCGATGTTGTACGGACAAATCTGAAACCGGGAGGAATCCTCTACGTCAGCTACAATTGCAAGCCCGGCTGGTCGCCGATCGAGCCCTTGCGGCATCTTCTCAATCTTCATGCGGCGAAAGCCGCGACTGGCGGATTGATTTCGCGAGTCGGCGAGTCACTCGATTTCGCGCAGCGGCTTGTCGACACCAATTCGGGGTACTTCGCGCAATATCCGGCAATCGGTGAAATGGTGAAGTCGATCGGCAAGCTCGACCGGAATTATGTCTCGCATGAATATTTCAACCGGCACTGGCTCCCGGAGTCCTTTTCCGAGGTCTCGGCGAGGCTTGCCGAGGCGAAGATGGATTTTGCGGCGTCGGCGAGCTTGATCGATAATATGCCGGGTCTCGGCGTGCCCGCGCACTGCCAGGATCTTCTTGCTGGAATATCGGACCTCGCGCTTTACGAGACGACGAGAGATTATCTGGTCAATCGGCAGTTTCGCCGCGATATCTATGTCAAAGGCAAGCGACATCTGACCGGAGCCGAGGTCGCAGACCGGCTCGAAGCCTATAATTTCCTTGCTCTCGCCGATGCTGAAGAGCTGCCACTTTCGCTCGCCACCGCCGCCGGGTCGGCGACGTTACGCGAAGACATCTACAAGCCGGTATGGACCGCAATACGGTCGGCGGCTGGCGAACTCATTTCCTTCTCGAAGCTCTGTGAGACCGTCACCGCCGATGGGATTTCGCGAACGCAACTGGCCGAGGCACTTTTCGTGCTCACCGGACGGGGCGATTTAGCGCCAGCCACCCGATCCGCCGACCCAGACGGCGATGTTGCTGCATCCGTGGCCCTGAACCACGAATTATGCCGTCGATCCAAGTATATTGCAGGCGCAAGCAGTCTCGCGGCGCCGCGCATTGGGGCGGCTGTGACCGTCGGGCGGGTCCAGCAGCTTGTGCTGCTCGCCCTTTGGGAAGGCGAGAAGGATATCGATGGGGCAGTCTGGAATTGGCTTTCGGCGCAGAATGAAAGATTGATGCGCGAGGGCAATGTCCTGGAGACCGAGGAAGAAAATCTCGGAGAAATCAGGAAGATTCGCGCGGACGTCGAAGAACGGCTCCTTCCCCTGCTCGAGCGATTGGGAGCATGTCCAGTTGCTTGA